The Kitasatospora setae KM-6054 genome contains a region encoding:
- a CDS encoding tetratricopeptide repeat protein has translation MIELGRSDDVDRRTFMTASGGYALAALGLPDLDGITRRTRAQSESAVKVGRGEVAAVRTMIKSLGDAAAEIGGGHARSTAVHYLTTSVSKWLSGSWTEEVGRDLYGATSQLVHLIGWMAQDEGDHGFAQRYYAHAFRLAAEAGDAELSATALRGLAVQAIDLGYRAAAVQIAEECVDQAKRLDDPKALAYYETTLADAAAQDDDRKTATQMLSASQAHIERASTEAGDSWASHFSIGRWAHHSGMILARLGDYDAAQDHLHHSLDIHGLDRQRSRAIVLADLGTVQFRQENYEAAISTWGDFLDCANGVRSIKVSDAVDDMQARLRRIRGVHGAEDLSERAANMT, from the coding sequence GTGATCGAGCTGGGGAGGAGCGACGACGTGGACCGCCGTACGTTCATGACCGCATCGGGCGGATACGCCCTCGCCGCCCTCGGGCTGCCGGACCTCGACGGCATCACCCGCAGGACACGCGCGCAGAGCGAATCCGCGGTGAAGGTCGGCCGCGGCGAGGTCGCGGCGGTCCGGACCATGATCAAGTCGCTGGGTGACGCGGCAGCGGAGATCGGCGGCGGCCACGCGCGCTCCACCGCCGTCCACTACCTGACCACCTCCGTCTCGAAGTGGCTCAGCGGCTCCTGGACCGAAGAAGTCGGGCGCGACCTGTACGGCGCCACGTCCCAACTGGTCCACCTGATCGGTTGGATGGCCCAGGACGAAGGAGACCACGGCTTCGCGCAGCGCTACTACGCCCACGCCTTCCGGCTTGCTGCCGAAGCCGGCGACGCCGAGCTCTCCGCGACCGCGTTGCGAGGACTCGCCGTCCAGGCGATCGACCTCGGCTACCGGGCCGCCGCCGTCCAGATCGCCGAGGAGTGCGTCGACCAGGCCAAGCGCTTGGACGACCCCAAGGCACTCGCCTACTACGAGACGACCCTCGCCGACGCCGCGGCCCAGGACGACGACCGCAAGACCGCCACGCAGATGCTCAGCGCCTCACAGGCCCACATCGAGCGAGCATCCACCGAGGCAGGCGACTCGTGGGCCTCGCACTTCAGCATCGGCCGGTGGGCCCACCACTCCGGCATGATCCTCGCGCGCCTCGGGGACTACGACGCAGCACAGGACCACCTTCACCACTCGCTCGACATCCACGGACTCGACCGCCAACGAAGCCGTGCCATCGTTCTGGCCGACCTCGGCACCGTCCAGTTCCGGCAGGAGAACTACGAAGCCGCCATCTCCACGTGGGGCGACTTCCTAGACTGCGCGAACGGGGTGAGGTCCATCAAGGTCTCCGACGCCGTTGACGACATGCAGGCGCGGCTCCGCCGCATCCGCGGCGTACACGGCGCCGAAGACCTCAGCGAGCGGGCCGCCAACATGACCTGA
- a CDS encoding acetylating acetaldehyde dehydrogenase, whose amino-acid sequence MSTTTPLKVAVLGAGLIGIDLLHKIDRSPSLDCVLVVGRDSQNTGLRQAAAMGLATTAGGAAALLDSGQHVDLVFDASNADSHAEHWRLLEPTGALVVDLTPHNSGIPTVPTVNAAEALTSRHLSLISCGGQAAVPLLHAIARHRTPEYVEVVSTGASRSAGRATRLNLDEYIATTQGAIRAFTGAPEVKVLVNVSPATPPPPFRVTLTVLASDIDPGTVRNLVATTSHEVSAFAPGYAVTSIDAASEKVIVAVEVTAVGGRIPAYAGNLDIINAAAINLAEMHAASVLAEGAAA is encoded by the coding sequence ATGTCCACGACCACCCCGCTGAAGGTCGCCGTCCTCGGTGCCGGCCTCATCGGCATCGACCTGCTGCACAAGATCGACCGGTCTCCGTCTCTCGACTGTGTGCTGGTCGTCGGCCGCGACAGCCAGAACACCGGACTCCGGCAGGCCGCCGCGATGGGCCTTGCCACGACAGCCGGCGGTGCCGCCGCGCTGCTGGACTCCGGCCAGCACGTCGACCTCGTCTTCGACGCCTCCAACGCCGACTCCCACGCCGAGCACTGGCGGCTGCTGGAGCCCACCGGCGCCCTGGTCGTCGACCTCACACCGCACAACAGCGGCATCCCCACGGTGCCGACGGTCAATGCCGCCGAAGCACTGACCAGCCGTCACCTCAGCCTGATCAGCTGCGGCGGCCAGGCCGCCGTCCCCCTCCTGCACGCCATAGCCCGACACCGCACGCCCGAGTACGTCGAGGTGGTCTCCACCGGGGCCAGCCGCAGCGCCGGCCGGGCGACCCGCCTGAACCTGGACGAATACATCGCCACCACCCAAGGCGCCATCCGCGCGTTCACCGGCGCCCCCGAAGTGAAGGTGCTGGTCAACGTCAGCCCCGCCACCCCGCCGCCGCCCTTCCGCGTCACCCTGACCGTCCTGGCCTCCGACATCGACCCGGGCACGGTGCGAAACCTGGTCGCCACCACCTCCCACGAAGTCAGTGCGTTCGCCCCCGGCTACGCGGTGACCTCCATCGACGCGGCCAGCGAGAAGGTCATCGTCGCCGTCGAGGTCACCGCAGTTGGCGGACGCATCCCCGCCTACGCGGGCAACCTCGACATCATCAACGCAGCCGCGATCAATCTGGCCGAGATGCACGCCGCCTCCGTACTCGCCGAAGGAGCCGCGGCATGA
- a CDS encoding NUDIX domain-containing protein, translated as MRLAETAAPALSAEHEAAMDRMWEKAAQANPSLFDGPAVVCTALEQYDRQVELSWARTTYRRFALRRVPGAPVVSSVFVSVAQPVEDGRLVIGRMSGSTAAPGRWQLPGGNVEPPQPGTELDETELRRQGVKELAEEVGITAAPDQLTLLAITRGENGNIGVHYLAPALSEKDVHEKFAALVASELSRGSTPELDELTLAAFPGELESAVGQHVDYLAPLLERYAAWRSDE; from the coding sequence GTGAGGCTCGCCGAGACCGCCGCCCCCGCCCTGTCGGCCGAGCACGAGGCCGCCATGGACCGGATGTGGGAGAAGGCCGCCCAGGCGAACCCGTCGCTGTTCGACGGCCCGGCCGTGGTGTGCACCGCCCTGGAGCAGTACGACCGGCAGGTGGAGCTTTCCTGGGCCCGCACCACCTACCGTCGCTTCGCGCTCCGCCGTGTCCCCGGCGCCCCGGTGGTGTCCTCGGTGTTCGTCAGTGTCGCGCAGCCGGTGGAGGACGGCCGACTGGTCATCGGCCGGATGTCCGGGTCGACGGCGGCCCCGGGCCGCTGGCAGCTCCCGGGCGGCAACGTCGAACCGCCGCAGCCGGGCACCGAGTTGGACGAGACAGAGCTGCGGCGCCAGGGCGTGAAGGAGCTGGCTGAGGAGGTCGGCATCACCGCAGCCCCGGACCAGCTCACGCTGCTGGCGATCACGCGCGGCGAAAACGGCAACATCGGGGTGCACTACCTCGCCCCGGCGCTGTCGGAGAAGGACGTGCACGAGAAGTTCGCCGCGCTGGTGGCCTCCGAGCTCTCCCGGGGCAGCACCCCGGAGCTGGACGAACTCACGCTGGCCGCTTTCCCCGGCGAGCTGGAGTCGGCAGTCGGCCAGCACGTCGACTACCTCGCGCCCCTGCTGGAGCGGTACGCCGCCTGGAGGTCCGATGAGTGA
- a CDS encoding MaoC family dehydratase, with protein sequence MSTTTLPPGYRLVGEGRIREIVGLGYHDFPEGLVIEHRPGRTVTEADNTLITALSGNTAPIHLDAHYAARTARGRILVCSGVTLAFIGGMTVRATSGLTLANLGLDDVRFENPVFVGDTLYAETEITGRRLSASRPGDGIVTCRTSGLNQDGEQVVTFTRTFLVPLDPDAVRDATNY encoded by the coding sequence TTGAGCACCACCACGCTACCGCCCGGCTACCGCTTGGTCGGCGAAGGCCGCATCCGCGAGATTGTCGGCCTCGGCTACCACGACTTCCCCGAGGGCCTGGTTATCGAGCACCGGCCCGGCCGCACCGTCACCGAGGCCGACAACACGCTGATCACCGCGCTGTCCGGCAACACCGCGCCGATCCATCTGGACGCCCACTACGCCGCCCGCACCGCCCGCGGCCGAATCCTGGTGTGCAGCGGTGTCACCCTCGCCTTCATCGGCGGCATGACGGTGCGCGCCACCAGCGGCCTGACCTTGGCCAACCTGGGCCTGGACGACGTGAGGTTCGAGAACCCCGTCTTCGTCGGCGACACCCTCTACGCCGAGACCGAAATCACCGGCCGTCGGCTGTCCGCCAGCCGGCCCGGCGACGGCATCGTTACCTGCCGCACCTCCGGGCTCAACCAGGACGGCGAGCAGGTGGTCACCTTCACCCGGACGTTCCTGGTGCCCCTCGACCCGGACGCCGTCCGGGACGCCACCAACTACTAG
- a CDS encoding GNAT family N-acetyltransferase, whose product MDSDLTFTEADDGLLQQYDEMATRAFGHTVGDITHLRGHADVRVALRAGRVVAGGLGILADQFFGGAAVPAACLAAGSVAPEERGDRLAADMVRERLRHLREHGAVVSTISTVSNGYARHMGWEAPVPVFSWSVSSDDLKRSFASGGLEIEHGLTKDALDLQQELARQWNGPVRRPDWWSTWTTVKNALTTYRFNHPGGPVAGWISLATKRSDRHGMNLVVHDFWAADPDCATAMLAFLGRYNSRAETVQFRRGALPPYPVLLHGLHRHRAKADAWHPWMLRILDLQGAIRMRGWPVELDLEMPVEIGDERPGSSHRYLLRICAGSADLAPHRADGEVTFTRGQFAVWYAGGYRSAASARMAGVMARSDASLTTLVAVTGAREPWLPEHF is encoded by the coding sequence GTGGATTCCGACCTCACCTTCACCGAGGCCGACGACGGCCTCCTCCAGCAGTACGACGAGATGGCCACTCGCGCCTTCGGCCACACCGTCGGCGACATCACCCACCTGCGCGGCCACGCGGACGTCCGTGTTGCTCTGCGGGCCGGGCGGGTCGTCGCCGGAGGCCTGGGCATTCTCGCCGACCAGTTCTTCGGCGGTGCCGCAGTGCCCGCCGCGTGCCTGGCCGCCGGCAGCGTCGCCCCCGAGGAACGTGGTGACCGCCTCGCGGCCGACATGGTCCGCGAACGGCTCCGACACCTGCGCGAACACGGCGCCGTGGTCTCCACCATCTCCACCGTCTCCAACGGCTACGCCCGCCATATGGGCTGGGAAGCACCAGTACCGGTCTTCAGCTGGTCGGTCAGCTCCGATGACCTGAAGCGTTCCTTCGCCTCCGGGGGCCTGGAGATCGAGCACGGTCTGACCAAGGACGCCCTTGACCTCCAACAGGAGCTCGCCCGCCAGTGGAACGGCCCCGTGAGGCGGCCCGATTGGTGGTCGACGTGGACGACGGTGAAGAACGCCCTCACCACCTACCGGTTCAACCACCCCGGTGGCCCTGTAGCAGGCTGGATCTCCCTTGCTACCAAGCGCAGTGATCGCCACGGCATGAACCTGGTGGTCCACGACTTCTGGGCCGCCGACCCCGATTGCGCGACGGCGATGCTGGCCTTCCTCGGGCGATACAACAGCCGGGCCGAGACCGTGCAGTTCCGGCGCGGCGCGCTGCCGCCCTACCCGGTGCTACTGCACGGCCTCCACCGGCACCGGGCGAAGGCTGACGCCTGGCACCCATGGATGCTCCGCATCCTCGATCTCCAGGGGGCCATCCGGATGCGGGGTTGGCCGGTTGAACTCGACCTTGAGATGCCGGTCGAGATCGGCGACGAGCGCCCCGGCTCCAGCCACCGCTACCTACTGCGGATCTGCGCCGGATCGGCCGACCTCGCTCCTCACCGCGCCGACGGCGAGGTGACCTTCACCCGAGGCCAGTTCGCTGTTTGGTACGCAGGCGGCTACCGCAGCGCAGCCTCGGCCCGCATGGCCGGCGTCATGGCCCGCTCCGACGCCTCATTGACAACCCTCGTGGCGGTCACCGGCGCCCGGGAGCCATGGCTCCCAGAGCACTTCTGA
- a CDS encoding ATP-binding protein: protein MIEQPPPVQPLGATWARWSVDVQQEDGVTRLRGYVRRKLTEWEYPEDAEQAFVVCLLVTELVGNALRHGKPILDMVDLLIWSSGGTVAVIVSDASPVGPTLTEAGDTDESGRGLALTVASSTACGWCRNRSGKSIWATVGPEPLTQAEHRLGDLTAARAS from the coding sequence ATGATCGAGCAGCCGCCACCCGTACAACCCCTGGGTGCCACCTGGGCGCGTTGGAGCGTGGACGTCCAGCAGGAGGACGGCGTCACACGACTTCGCGGCTACGTCCGGCGCAAGCTCACCGAATGGGAGTATCCCGAGGATGCAGAACAGGCGTTCGTCGTCTGCCTCCTGGTGACGGAGCTGGTGGGCAACGCCCTCCGCCACGGCAAGCCGATACTCGACATGGTCGACCTCCTCATCTGGTCCAGCGGCGGGACCGTGGCCGTGATCGTCTCCGACGCGAGCCCCGTAGGGCCGACGCTGACAGAGGCTGGCGACACCGACGAATCCGGGCGCGGCCTTGCTCTGACCGTTGCATCGTCCACCGCATGCGGTTGGTGCCGGAACCGATCCGGCAAGAGCATCTGGGCAACGGTCGGACCTGAGCCGCTCACCCAGGCCGAGCACCGGCTTGGCGATCTCACGGCGGCCAGAGCTTCCTGA
- a CDS encoding acyl carrier protein, giving the protein MTDHPAVGLTPDIEDLLVRELRVKPDALVADAALEDAGLDSLSLVELSVMLSEHLGVKVGEDEIHAARTIGGLAMLVETKRQAR; this is encoded by the coding sequence ATGACCGACCACCCCGCCGTCGGCCTCACCCCCGACATCGAAGACCTCCTGGTCCGCGAACTGCGGGTGAAGCCCGACGCGCTCGTTGCCGATGCAGCCCTGGAGGACGCCGGACTGGACTCCCTGTCCCTGGTCGAGCTGTCCGTGATGCTCTCCGAGCACCTCGGGGTGAAGGTCGGCGAGGACGAGATCCACGCCGCCCGCACCATCGGCGGCCTCGCCATGCTGGTCGAGACCAAGCGCCAGGCCCGGTGA
- a CDS encoding HpcH/HpaI aldolase/citrate lyase family protein has protein sequence MTAAMHPAALRAARAWISVPAPAVNRFDTAKDSGAHVALVDLEDSVALAKKHHARTIAERFFDGHETSQALLGVRMNAPVLLDGIKDLATIAAWGSKPDIVLIPKVESPRDLDIVAGALDTSDYRPHLFALIETPRAIEQIREITRAARICGVVFGTADYATALGCGMSWEPMLHARSAVANSAAAAGLVAIDSPYFQMDDLDGLRVEAERAKALGFHGKGAIHTRQLPVITEVFSPSEQEIADARAIIDAGRDSGSSITSVGGQMVGRPFFTRAQNLLQQADGQREGQPS, from the coding sequence GTGACCGCCGCCATGCACCCTGCCGCCCTGCGGGCCGCCCGCGCATGGATCAGCGTCCCGGCTCCCGCCGTCAACCGATTCGACACCGCCAAGGACAGCGGCGCCCACGTCGCCCTGGTCGACCTCGAAGACTCCGTCGCCCTCGCCAAGAAGCATCACGCGAGGACTATCGCCGAACGCTTCTTCGACGGCCATGAGACCAGTCAGGCCCTTCTCGGCGTGCGGATGAACGCCCCCGTTCTCCTCGATGGGATCAAGGACCTCGCGACCATCGCCGCCTGGGGAAGCAAACCCGACATCGTGCTCATCCCGAAGGTCGAGTCCCCGCGCGACCTCGACATCGTCGCGGGCGCGCTCGACACCAGCGACTACCGGCCGCACCTGTTCGCCCTCATCGAGACGCCACGCGCCATCGAGCAGATCCGGGAGATCACCCGTGCGGCGCGGATCTGCGGCGTCGTGTTCGGTACCGCCGATTACGCGACCGCCCTCGGCTGCGGAATGAGCTGGGAGCCGATGCTCCACGCCCGCTCCGCGGTGGCCAACAGCGCGGCAGCAGCCGGCCTGGTCGCGATCGACTCGCCGTACTTCCAGATGGACGACCTCGACGGTCTGCGGGTGGAAGCCGAGCGGGCCAAGGCCCTCGGCTTCCACGGCAAGGGCGCCATTCACACCCGGCAACTGCCGGTGATCACCGAGGTGTTCAGCCCCTCCGAGCAGGAGATCGCGGACGCCCGCGCAATCATCGACGCCGGCCGGGACAGCGGCAGCAGCATCACCTCCGTCGGCGGCCAGATGGTCGGCAGGCCCTTCTTCACCCGGGCGCAGAACCTCCTTCAGCAGGCCGATGGCCAGCGAGAGGGGCAGCCGAGTTGA
- a CDS encoding 2-keto-4-pentenoate hydratase codes for MSETGRTAIALEGEAAHELRAAELSGLPTQAMARQVPGLDLDLAYRIQQHGIGLRLTAGGRPVGHKIGLTSAAMQRQMGVSEPDSGVLLADMQVPLGGDLLMGRLLAPRVEAEIAVRLGADLAGPHVDLAAVRAAVSEVFLALEVIDTRYGDWQITLEDSVADNASAARFVTGPPVVADRLADLGAERIEVHIDDALASTGYGRDVLGDPLRPLVWLAQRLTALGSGLSAGDVVLPGSVHASIPLQPGTTVRASSPHLPPVWFRAR; via the coding sequence ATGAGTGAGACCGGTAGGACGGCCATAGCCCTGGAGGGCGAGGCGGCGCATGAACTGCGTGCTGCCGAGCTCTCCGGACTCCCGACCCAGGCCATGGCCCGGCAGGTACCGGGCCTCGACCTGGACCTGGCGTACCGCATCCAGCAGCACGGGATTGGCCTGCGGCTCACCGCCGGGGGCCGCCCGGTCGGGCACAAGATCGGCCTGACCTCCGCGGCGATGCAGCGGCAGATGGGCGTGAGCGAGCCGGACTCCGGAGTGCTCCTCGCCGACATGCAGGTTCCCCTCGGCGGTGACCTACTGATGGGACGTCTGCTGGCCCCGCGCGTCGAAGCCGAGATCGCGGTCCGACTCGGCGCTGATCTGGCGGGGCCGCACGTGGACCTGGCCGCTGTCCGTGCCGCGGTGTCCGAGGTGTTCTTGGCCCTGGAGGTCATCGACACCCGCTACGGCGACTGGCAGATCACCCTGGAGGACAGCGTCGCCGACAACGCCTCCGCCGCCCGCTTCGTGACCGGCCCGCCGGTGGTCGCCGACCGGCTCGCGGACCTCGGCGCCGAACGCATCGAAGTGCACATCGACGACGCGCTCGCCTCCACCGGGTACGGCCGCGACGTCCTCGGCGATCCGCTGCGGCCCCTCGTCTGGCTCGCCCAGCGCCTGACTGCCCTCGGCTCCGGCCTGAGCGCCGGTGACGTAGTCCTGCCCGGCTCGGTCCACGCGAGCATTCCCCTCCAGCCGGGGACGACCGTCCGGGCGTCCAGCCCGCACCTTCCCCCGGTGTGGTTCCGGGCGCGCTGA
- a CDS encoding glycosyltransferase family 2 protein: MGNRPEELQALLESVRSQEGEGEVTTVVLGQGVELPALPDGVAAVELPKNLGIPGGRNAGVQWLRDHAKPDVVVVLDDDGLLPATDTFELLRDAFAENPSLGIVSFRIADEDGRTQRRHVPRFGSSDPLRSGAVTTFLGGAHAIRMPVIDQVGDFPAVFFYAHEETDFAWRALDAGWQIHYRADLVLRHPRTDPARHALYYRLTARNRVWLAKRHLPAPLVPLYLTSWALYTLARRPPMSGLSAWWGGFFEGLRVPCPPRRPIRWATVWRMTKLGRPPVI, translated from the coding sequence ATGGGAAACCGCCCCGAGGAGCTGCAAGCACTCCTTGAGTCGGTCCGGTCTCAGGAAGGCGAAGGAGAAGTCACCACCGTTGTACTCGGCCAAGGCGTCGAGCTTCCCGCGCTTCCTGACGGGGTCGCGGCAGTGGAGCTACCGAAGAACCTGGGCATCCCGGGTGGCCGCAACGCCGGCGTGCAGTGGCTCCGAGACCATGCGAAGCCAGATGTCGTCGTGGTCCTCGACGATGACGGCCTCCTCCCCGCCACGGACACGTTCGAGCTGCTGCGGGACGCCTTCGCCGAGAACCCGAGTCTGGGCATCGTCAGCTTCCGAATCGCCGACGAGGACGGCCGTACTCAGCGTCGACACGTCCCACGCTTCGGCTCCTCCGACCCGCTCCGCTCAGGCGCGGTCACCACTTTCCTCGGTGGCGCGCACGCCATCCGCATGCCGGTCATCGACCAGGTCGGCGACTTCCCAGCGGTGTTCTTCTACGCCCATGAGGAGACCGACTTCGCCTGGCGAGCCCTGGACGCCGGGTGGCAGATCCACTACCGGGCCGACCTGGTACTCCGCCACCCTCGCACCGACCCGGCCCGGCACGCCCTCTACTACCGGCTGACCGCGCGCAACCGGGTGTGGCTCGCCAAACGCCACCTGCCGGCCCCGCTGGTTCCGCTGTACCTCACCTCGTGGGCGCTCTACACGCTGGCAAGACGACCGCCGATGTCCGGTCTGTCAGCGTGGTGGGGCGGCTTCTTCGAGGGCCTGCGCGTCCCATGCCCGCCGCGACGGCCGATCAGGTGGGCCACGGTGTGGCGCATGACCAAACTCGGCCGTCCGCCGGTGATCTGA
- a CDS encoding ABC transporter ATP-binding protein, whose translation MFLSQEMTDDDEIGLIEEGDEYSQRLASMTFRQMTTRLPLLTARSVALAWRVDRPAVIGLLLCQAVSGIAEATGLLAMAGTIGALFSSGRIVEHLLAAWVSVLILVSATGLHAILGIVTNWLSSRLIPAVQQEAEILFLEATLNVELSAYDSPGFRDRKDAAERGAEWAGDLFSTGQNLIASAASMVAGAVVLAAFHPLLLPLLVIAGIPQGWAQIHAARTARMAFTSTMSLSRMRYMLRWHLSARETADQIRTGTMTPFLMRRYRQVAAGLYESQRRSSALGARASLIGAAFGGVASGAVWAVLIWLLSTGRLSAASGGAAAFALRSVASGTRGIANAGARMFRDGLYFQDWSDFLTEAGGYRINRGETAVDRVHEVQVECLSYRYDGAERDALTDVSLSVRRGEVIALVGENGSGKTTLSKLLAGLYLPTGGAVRWDGADTRDMDPHAAWKHTAVVPQDFARWPFTARQNITQGQPLPGGDKVIRQACEISGAGDVIDDLGSGLDTLLTRDWAGGEALSGGQWQRIALARAFYRPAPLLILDEPTSALDPRAEHRIFANLRELAQDRAVVLVTHRLANVSIADRIVVLEHGQIIQQGTFDELVNQPGRLRELWDLQNDRAIVPPQRDNQHTERTTP comes from the coding sequence ATGTTCTTGTCGCAGGAGATGACCGACGACGATGAAATCGGCCTGATCGAGGAAGGAGACGAGTACTCGCAGCGCCTGGCTTCCATGACGTTCCGACAGATGACGACGAGACTGCCGCTCCTCACGGCACGCTCCGTCGCGCTGGCGTGGCGGGTCGACAGGCCAGCAGTCATCGGCCTGCTCCTCTGTCAGGCGGTGTCCGGGATCGCGGAGGCAACGGGCCTCCTCGCGATGGCCGGCACGATCGGCGCTCTGTTCTCCTCCGGCCGGATCGTCGAGCACCTGTTGGCCGCGTGGGTGTCCGTCCTGATCCTGGTGTCCGCAACCGGCCTGCACGCGATCCTGGGCATCGTTACGAACTGGCTGTCGTCCAGGCTCATCCCGGCCGTCCAGCAGGAAGCCGAGATCCTGTTCCTGGAGGCGACGCTGAACGTCGAGCTGTCCGCCTACGACAGCCCAGGCTTCCGCGACCGCAAGGACGCCGCCGAACGGGGCGCCGAGTGGGCCGGAGATCTCTTCTCCACCGGGCAGAACCTCATCGCCTCGGCGGCCTCCATGGTGGCCGGAGCAGTCGTCCTGGCGGCCTTCCACCCGCTTCTGCTGCCACTCCTGGTCATTGCCGGCATCCCGCAGGGCTGGGCGCAGATCCACGCCGCCAGGACGGCCCGCATGGCCTTCACCAGCACCATGAGCCTCAGCCGAATGCGATACATGCTGCGCTGGCACCTCTCCGCCCGGGAGACCGCCGATCAGATCCGCACCGGGACAATGACACCGTTCCTGATGCGCCGGTACCGGCAGGTCGCGGCGGGCCTCTACGAGTCTCAGCGCCGTTCGTCCGCCCTCGGGGCCCGAGCCTCCCTGATCGGCGCGGCCTTCGGCGGCGTCGCCTCCGGAGCAGTCTGGGCTGTTCTGATCTGGCTGCTGTCCACCGGCCGGCTCTCCGCGGCGTCCGGCGGGGCAGCGGCCTTCGCGCTCCGGTCCGTCGCCTCGGGGACGCGAGGCATCGCGAACGCCGGAGCCCGTATGTTCCGCGACGGACTGTACTTCCAGGACTGGTCGGACTTCCTCACGGAGGCCGGCGGCTATCGGATCAACCGCGGCGAGACTGCTGTGGACCGCGTCCACGAGGTCCAGGTCGAGTGCTTGAGCTACCGGTACGACGGAGCCGAGCGCGACGCCCTCACGGATGTCAGCCTCAGCGTTCGACGAGGCGAGGTGATCGCCCTGGTCGGCGAGAACGGCTCCGGGAAGACCACGCTCTCGAAGCTCCTCGCCGGGCTCTACCTCCCCACCGGCGGCGCCGTGAGATGGGACGGCGCGGACACCCGCGACATGGACCCGCACGCGGCGTGGAAGCACACCGCGGTCGTCCCGCAGGACTTCGCCCGCTGGCCGTTCACCGCCCGCCAGAACATCACCCAGGGCCAGCCGCTCCCGGGCGGCGACAAGGTCATCCGGCAGGCCTGCGAGATCTCCGGCGCGGGCGACGTCATCGACGACCTGGGCAGCGGCCTCGACACCCTCCTCACGCGCGACTGGGCCGGTGGTGAGGCACTCTCCGGCGGCCAGTGGCAGCGCATCGCCCTCGCCCGCGCCTTCTACCGCCCGGCCCCCCTGCTGATCCTGGACGAGCCCACCTCCGCCCTCGACCCTCGCGCCGAGCACCGCATCTTCGCGAACCTCCGTGAACTCGCCCAGGACCGTGCCGTAGTCCTGGTGACGCACCGGCTGGCGAATGTGTCCATCGCCGACCGAATCGTTGTCCTCGAACACGGCCAGATCATTCAGCAAGGCACCTTCGACGAACTCGTCAACCAACCCGGTCGCCTACGCGAGCTCTGGGACTTGCAGAACGACCGAGCGATCGTCCCGCCGCAGCGAGACAACCAGCACACCGAAAGGACGACGCCGTGA